In Euphorbia lathyris chromosome 9, ddEupLath1.1, whole genome shotgun sequence, the following are encoded in one genomic region:
- the LOC136205815 gene encoding cytochrome b561 and DOMON domain-containing protein At5g47530 — translation METIPIPILILISSMIINSYAQTCSTYSFSTNKIYDSCHDLPNLSSFLHYTYNSSGGGILDIAFRQTGLTSSQWAAWAINPKSSGMVGSQALVAYPTSDGTVKAYTCPISGYRTSMEQGELSFDVSDLSATYSNNEIIIYATLGISKLGKTVLNQVWQQGPVSADTPAMHPTSGPNLQSMGTIDLLSGASAAGQGNDKLAKRNTHGVLNAVSWGVMMPIGALTARYLKVIKPGNPTWFYLHVSCQCIAYIVGVAGWGTGLKLGSESAGVQFNVHRNIGITLFVLGTLQVFALLLRPKPDHKLRFYWNMYHHSIGYTTILLSIVNIFKGFSILNPEQKWKDAYIVIVVVLCLCAAALEGVTWYLAKRRKSEEKTSQGYGSTA, via the exons ATGGAAACAATACCAATACCAATACTAATCTTGATCTCCTCCATGATCATAAATTCCTATGCACAAACATGTTCTACCTATTCTTTCTCAACCAACAAAATCTACGATTCATGTCACGATCTTCCAAATCTAAGCTCTTTTTTACATTATACTTACAATTCTTCAGGAGGAGGGATTCTTGACATTGCATTCAGACAAACTGGACTCACTTCTTCACAATGGGCTGCTTGGGCTATAAATCCAAAATCATCAGGCATGGTTGGATCACAAGCACTTGTTGCATACCCCACATCGGATGGAACTGTCAAGGCTTATACTTGCCCCATCTCCGGATACCGGACCTCTATGGAACAAGGGGAACTCAGTTTTGATGTTTCTGATTTGTCTGCTACTTATTCTAACAATGAGATCATAATATATGCAACCTTAGGGATTTCTAAACTTGGCAAAACTGTATTAAATCAGGTTTGGCAACAAGGTCCAGTGTCTGCTGATACTCCTGCTATGCATCCAACTTCTGGTCCTAATCTTCAATCCATGGGAACTATTGACCTTCTTTCTGGTGCTTCTGCTGCTGGCCAAGGAAACGATAAACTTGCCAAGAGAAAT ACTCATGGGGTGCTAAATGCAGTGAGTTGGGGTGTGATGATGCCTATAGGTGCTCTAACAGCAAGGTATTTGAAGGTAATAAAACCCGGAAATCCGACGTGGTTTTACCTCCATGTTTCTTGTCAATGCATAGCCTACATAGTTGGTGTGGCTGGATGGGGTACTGGTCTTAAACTCGGCAGTGAATCTGCTGGTGTGCAATTCAATGTCCACCGGAACATTGGAATCACGCTTTTCGTCCTTGGAACACTTCAGGTATTCGCGCTGCTTCTAAGGCCGAAACCAGATCACAAGTTGAGATTCTATTGGAACATGTACCACCATTCAATTGGATATACGACGATCCTGCTGAGCATCGTCAATATATTCAAAGGATTTAGCATACTGAACCCGGAACAGAAATGGAAGGATGCATACATTGTGATTGTGGTAGTGTTGTGTTTATGTGCTGCGGCATTGGAAGGTGTTACATGGTATCTGGCGAAGAGGAGAAAATCAGAAGAAAAGACATCTCAGGGATATGGTTCTACAGCTTAG